In the Phormidium ambiguum IAM M-71 genome, one interval contains:
- the rfaE2 gene encoding D-glycero-beta-D-manno-heptose 1-phosphate adenylyltransferase, which produces MISGLYSLAQLQEAIASTPDRWRPLVFTNGCFDLLHVGHIRYLQAAKSLGRSLVVGLNSDRSVQTIKPNRPGMPQRPIIPEIQRAELLTALKPVDAVVIFSETTASQLITALKPDIYIKGGDYSLETLPEATVVQAYGGHIELIQIEIPTSTTGIINRILQAKTL; this is translated from the coding sequence ATGATTTCAGGTCTTTACAGTTTAGCCCAGTTACAAGAAGCGATCGCCTCCACCCCAGATCGATGGCGACCATTGGTATTTACCAACGGTTGTTTTGATTTACTCCATGTAGGTCACATTCGTTACTTACAGGCAGCCAAATCCTTGGGACGATCGTTAGTAGTTGGGTTAAACAGCGATCGATCTGTACAAACCATTAAACCAAACCGCCCTGGTATGCCACAGCGACCAATAATACCAGAAATTCAAAGAGCCGAACTACTCACCGCCCTAAAACCCGTAGATGCTGTCGTCATTTTTTCCGAAACTACAGCCTCTCAACTAATAACCGCCCTAAAACCTGATATCTATATTAAAGGAGGCGACTATAGTTTAGAAACTCTGCCAGAAGCAACCGTAGTTCAAGCTTACGGTGGACACATAGAATTAATTCAAATTGAAATTCCCACTTCCACCACAGGTATAATTAATCGCATTTTACAAGCAAAGACTTTGTGA
- a CDS encoding CHAT domain-containing protein: MKQIWRSQNTIYIKSNLIVLAILGLILTLTIHILPLTTQSSLANQNITLTLVQTGKTKYDAGQYSESVESLKQAVENYRKTGDNLKQAQILGLLSLAYQKLGQWQAAETAINNSLALLNSQNGKNEQIYAQVLNAQGHLQLLTGKTAAALETWQKATTLYAQAGDEIGVLGSKINQAEAMQILGLYRRGEKLFAQIKEQLTNLPDSSLKVTGLRNLGNLLRLGGDLEESVQILTESLAVAKRLGLSSTAGSETLLSLGNTERTLAKRAASLEDKKIAQNHNQAALEYYQKASATTLPLIRIQSELNQLSLLTELNQIEDVEKLRSQILTHIASLPTSRDSVHAYVNLAENLIKIPAQEPEIITEILETAITQAKTLTDKRAESYAIGTLGKLSEKINNWEKAEKLSKEALLIAQQINAPDIAYQWQWQLGRILQNQRNPQAINYYKEAYNTLNNLRSELVALNPEIQFSFRENVEPVYRELVDLLLQNPANNIENLIQARNVIESLQIAELDNFFRNACARLEPVNIDELDKQAAIIYPIILKDRLEVIIKLPGKDNLRHYTQIGVTENQVDEVVQNLVLAINQPITRLSQAQETSQKLYNWLIKPLEADLVNNTNNNQIKTLVFVLDSSLRNIPPAALYDGKQYLIEKYAVVVTPGLQLINPKPLSRENLRAIVAGTNNAPSFQAEGLASIDNVKLELAAIEKEIKQTTKLENQSFVVENIQNHIYSNPFNIVHIATHGKFSSNLQETFILDWQKRINVNDLDNLLRSNGTNKANSIDLLTLSACETATGDKRAALGLAGVAIRAGASSTLATLWQIDDASTAEFMTLFYQQLSNRKLSKAEALRNAQIAFLTNDSNSGYKHPFHWAAFILVGNWL; the protein is encoded by the coding sequence ATGAAGCAGATTTGGCGATCGCAAAATACAATATACATCAAATCCAACCTAATCGTACTAGCTATCTTAGGATTAATTTTAACTCTAACTATTCATATCCTACCCCTTACAACCCAATCATCCCTTGCCAATCAAAATATAACTTTAACCTTAGTACAAACAGGCAAAACAAAATACGATGCAGGACAATATTCCGAATCAGTAGAATCCTTAAAACAAGCCGTTGAAAACTACCGAAAAACAGGTGACAACCTGAAGCAAGCACAAATTTTAGGATTGCTTTCATTAGCGTATCAAAAACTTGGACAATGGCAAGCCGCCGAAACTGCAATCAATAATAGTTTGGCGTTACTAAATTCCCAAAATGGTAAAAACGAACAAATTTATGCTCAAGTATTAAACGCGCAAGGACATTTACAATTACTAACAGGAAAAACCGCAGCAGCTTTAGAAACTTGGCAAAAAGCAACAACATTATATGCTCAAGCTGGAGATGAAATTGGCGTACTAGGGAGCAAAATTAATCAAGCTGAAGCAATGCAAATTTTGGGACTTTACCGACGTGGCGAAAAACTATTTGCCCAAATCAAAGAACAGTTAACTAACTTACCAGATTCTTCTTTAAAAGTTACTGGTTTACGTAATCTTGGTAATCTCTTAAGATTAGGAGGAGATTTAGAAGAATCTGTGCAAATTTTAACAGAAAGTTTAGCCGTAGCTAAACGTTTAGGCTTATCTTCCACTGCGGGAAGTGAAACATTATTAAGTTTAGGAAATACAGAACGTACTTTAGCTAAAAGAGCCGCCAGTTTAGAAGATAAAAAAATTGCTCAAAACCATAATCAAGCTGCATTAGAATATTATCAAAAAGCATCAGCAACTACATTACCTTTAATTCGGATTCAATCAGAACTAAATCAATTAAGTTTGTTGACTGAATTAAATCAAATAGAAGATGTGGAAAAATTGCGATCGCAAATTCTCACCCATATTGCTAGTTTACCCACTAGTCGAGATTCTGTCCATGCTTACGTTAATTTAGCTGAAAATTTAATCAAAATTCCTGCTCAAGAACCAGAAATTATTACAGAAATCTTAGAAACTGCTATTACACAAGCAAAAACTTTAACAGATAAAAGAGCCGAATCTTATGCGATTGGTACTTTAGGTAAGTTGTCCGAAAAAATTAATAATTGGGAAAAAGCCGAAAAACTGAGCAAAGAAGCACTTTTAATTGCTCAACAAATCAATGCTCCAGATATCGCTTATCAATGGCAATGGCAACTTGGAAGAATCCTGCAAAATCAGCGAAATCCCCAAGCGATTAATTATTACAAAGAAGCATATAATACTTTGAACAATTTACGTAGTGAATTAGTAGCACTAAATCCTGAAATTCAGTTTTCTTTTCGTGAAAATGTCGAACCTGTTTATCGAGAATTAGTTGATTTACTCTTACAAAATCCCGCAAATAATATTGAAAATTTAATTCAAGCTAGAAACGTCATCGAATCATTGCAAATTGCTGAATTAGACAACTTTTTCCGCAATGCTTGCGCTCGATTAGAACCTGTAAATATTGATGAATTAGACAAACAAGCTGCAATTATTTATCCAATCATTTTAAAAGACCGTTTAGAAGTAATTATTAAACTTCCCGGAAAAGACAACTTACGTCATTATACTCAAATAGGAGTTACTGAAAACCAAGTTGATGAAGTAGTACAAAATCTTGTGCTGGCTATAAATCAACCAATTACCAGATTAAGCCAAGCTCAAGAAACCTCGCAAAAACTTTATAATTGGTTAATTAAGCCATTAGAAGCTGATTTAGTAAATAATACTAACAACAATCAGATTAAAACTTTAGTGTTTGTTCTCGATAGTTCCTTGCGAAATATTCCTCCAGCGGCGCTTTATGATGGCAAACAATATTTAATCGAAAAATATGCTGTTGTGGTTACGCCCGGATTACAATTAATTAATCCAAAACCTCTAAGCCGGGAAAATTTGCGAGCGATTGTTGCTGGAACTAATAATGCTCCGAGTTTTCAAGCAGAAGGACTAGCTTCTATAGATAATGTAAAATTAGAGTTAGCAGCGATTGAAAAAGAAATTAAGCAAACAACGAAACTTGAAAACCAATCTTTTGTTGTGGAAAATATTCAAAATCACATTTATTCAAATCCGTTTAATATAGTTCATATTGCTACTCATGGTAAATTTAGTTCTAATTTACAAGAAACATTTATTTTGGATTGGCAAAAACGCATTAATGTTAATGATTTAGATAATTTATTGCGAAGTAATGGCACAAATAAAGCCAATTCTATTGATTTATTAACTTTAAGTGCTTGTGAAACAGCAACGGGTGACAAACGAGCCGCTTTAGGACTCGCAGGCGTGGCGATTCGTGCGGGAGCAAGTAGTACATTAGCAACTTTGTGGCAAATAGATGATGCTTCTACTGCGGAGTTTATGACTCTTTTTTATCAACAATTGAGTAATCGTAAACTTAGTAAAGCTGAGGCATTACGAAATGCACAAATTGCTTTTTTAACTAATGATTCAAATTCTGGTTATAAACACCCTTTTCATTGGGCTGCTTTTATTCTTGTGGGGAATTGGTTGTAG
- a CDS encoding LptF/LptG family permease, whose product MDRYLTTELLPPFLFGVGLFSSVAVTIGTLFDLMRKISDAGLSPAIAMKIFLLQLPYFVAFALPASMLLATLITYSRLSSDSELIALRSFGIHIYRLLVPAISLGIVVTGICFWLNEFVVPAAKYEATQTLQVALNRPKKDFQESNIIYPEFNKVTQPDGQRKEVMTRLFYAEDFDGERMKGLTVLERSRSGVNGIVVSESAVWNQTQNTWDFYNGTTYLVAPDGSYQHIMRFEHQQLQLPRAPLDFARKGRDYAEMNIVQAVEQLKLIRLSNDTKKVRKLEIRIHQKIALPFSCLIFGLVGSILGIRPQRTNKATGFGISVLIIFAYYLLMTLGDVFGLGGILPPEVAAWLPNIFGVAMGSWLLWRLAR is encoded by the coding sequence ATGGATCGTTATTTGACCACCGAATTATTACCCCCATTTTTGTTTGGAGTCGGGCTGTTTTCCTCCGTAGCAGTAACCATTGGCACCTTATTTGATTTAATGCGGAAAATTAGCGACGCTGGATTATCACCTGCGATCGCCATGAAAATATTTTTATTGCAATTACCTTATTTTGTTGCCTTTGCTTTACCAGCATCAATGCTGTTAGCTACTTTAATTACTTATAGTCGTCTGAGTAGTGATAGTGAATTAATCGCTTTACGCAGTTTTGGCATTCATATTTATCGCTTATTAGTACCAGCAATTTCTCTGGGAATAGTAGTAACAGGAATTTGTTTTTGGTTGAATGAATTTGTCGTACCAGCAGCTAAATATGAAGCAACCCAAACTTTACAAGTTGCCTTAAATAGACCGAAAAAAGATTTCCAAGAAAGTAACATTATTTATCCTGAATTTAACAAAGTAACTCAACCAGATGGGCAAAGAAAAGAAGTAATGACTCGGCTATTTTATGCCGAAGACTTCGACGGGGAAAGGATGAAGGGGTTAACGGTTTTAGAGCGTTCTCGATCGGGAGTTAACGGCATTGTTGTTTCCGAATCAGCAGTTTGGAATCAAACCCAAAATACTTGGGACTTTTACAATGGCACTACCTATCTAGTCGCCCCTGATGGTTCATATCAGCACATTATGCGCTTTGAACATCAACAATTACAATTACCCCGCGCCCCCTTAGATTTTGCCAGAAAAGGGCGAGACTATGCAGAAATGAACATTGTTCAAGCAGTAGAACAACTAAAGTTAATTCGATTAAGTAACGACACCAAAAAAGTGCGGAAACTGGAAATCCGAATTCACCAAAAAATTGCCTTACCTTTTTCTTGTTTAATCTTTGGTTTAGTCGGTTCAATTTTAGGAATTCGCCCCCAACGCACCAATAAAGCCACAGGTTTTGGAATTAGCGTTTTAATTATTTTTGCCTACTATTTATTAATGACTTTAGGTGACGTTTTTGGCTTAGGTGGTATTCTGCCTCCCGAAGTTGCCGCTTGGTTGCCAAATATATTTGGTGTAGCTATGGGTAGTTGGCTATTGTGGAGACTTGCTCGTTGA
- a CDS encoding filamentous hemagglutinin N-terminal domain-containing protein: protein MKIFSLTCGAFSVFFLANSSLAQIRPDRTLGTENSIVTPNVTINNNLADRIDGGAVRGSNLFHSFEQFNIGENQRVYFANPNGIKNIFSRITGNNISNILGTLGVEGTANLFLLNPNGIIFGKNATLDLRSSFVASTANSIQFGDRGFFSATNPTTPPLLTVNPSAFLFNQQTIGKIENRSTVELSRRPERTFGLQVREGNSLLLLGGEILIEQGGLNAKDGRIELASVAGEATIGLNIDGKTLSLSVPDTVAKNNVLLTNNARVNVNGEGGGFIQIQASNLSLAKLSDITADTLGEQNGQGISIQTSELTIRDGSQISATARENSQGDSGGIVVNAERIELSGTGTTQGGNSNNSSGGGARNNDRPSKIASDAQGAGKAGDLIINTRQLIVRDGSKISASTIDRPGGGSIIVNASELVELIGTSPTEERSSGISVQTRGIGEAGNLTINTRRLIVRDGAELSASTFGDGAGGNIIINATDAVIAIGISENGNQFSKIFAETGVPLDTNDAGTVIGTGNGGNLTITTERLIVQDGAKVSVSSLSEQKNPGDAGELSVKAANIELNSGAITANTTSGNGGNIRLEVANLLLLRRNGQISTSAGTNRQGGDGGNVNINADLIVAMPRENSDITANAFSGRGGQVNIITQGLFGLQLRSLEDLQATLGTTDLSKFDSSQLSSNDISAISQTSPQLSGEVLVVLQGIDPAQGLVELPAEVVDVTGLIDQNFCTASQGSEFTITGRGGLPTPPYEALNARATWEDWRIEEQNNTRNNRVELNSTPRQMTSKLPEIKEAQGWYKNANGNIVLVAEATTATPNSNWLINPNCRQIRRN from the coding sequence ATGAAAATTTTTTCTTTAACTTGTGGTGCTTTTTCTGTATTTTTTCTTGCGAATTCTAGTTTAGCTCAAATTAGGCCCGATCGCACTTTGGGAACAGAAAATTCAATTGTGACACCGAACGTTACTATTAATAATAATTTAGCCGATCGCATTGATGGTGGAGCAGTTCGCGGGAGTAATCTATTTCACAGTTTTGAACAATTTAATATTGGAGAAAATCAAAGAGTTTATTTTGCCAATCCCAATGGAATAAAAAACATTTTCAGTCGAATTACAGGCAATAATATATCAAATATTTTAGGCACTTTGGGAGTCGAGGGAACAGCAAATTTATTTCTCCTTAATCCTAATGGAATTATATTTGGTAAAAACGCAACCCTAGATTTAAGAAGCTCATTTGTAGCGAGTACAGCTAATAGTATTCAATTTGGCGATCGAGGATTTTTCAGTGCTACAAATCCCACAACACCACCTTTGCTAACAGTAAATCCTTCCGCCTTTTTATTTAATCAACAAACAATAGGAAAAATCGAAAATCGATCGACAGTTGAACTTTCCCGGCGACCCGAAAGAACCTTTGGGTTACAAGTTCGAGAAGGTAATAGCTTATTATTATTAGGTGGAGAAATCTTGATAGAACAAGGTGGACTAAATGCTAAAGATGGCAGAATAGAATTAGCATCTGTCGCTGGAGAAGCAACAATAGGATTGAATATTGATGGTAAGACACTCAGTTTAAGCGTTCCCGATACAGTCGCTAAAAATAATGTTTTACTTACTAATAATGCCAGAGTAAATGTTAACGGCGAAGGCGGAGGATTTATTCAAATCCAAGCATCAAACCTTTCTCTAGCAAAGCTTTCCGACATTACTGCTGACACATTAGGCGAACAAAATGGTCAAGGGATTTCTATTCAAACATCAGAATTAACGATTCGTGACGGGTCGCAGATTTCTGCAACAGCGAGGGAAAATAGTCAAGGAGATAGCGGCGGAATTGTTGTTAATGCCGAGAGGATTGAACTATCAGGAACGGGAACTACTCAAGGCGGTAATTCTAACAATTCCTCTGGCGGTGGTGCGAGAAATAACGATCGACCCAGTAAAATAGCTAGTGATGCTCAAGGTGCAGGAAAAGCTGGAGATTTAATCATTAATACTCGACAGTTAATTGTGCGAGATGGATCGAAAATTTCTGCTTCCACAATCGATCGTCCAGGTGGAGGTAGTATTATTGTTAATGCTTCCGAATTAGTCGAATTAATTGGGACTTCTCCCACTGAAGAACGTTCAAGTGGGATATCTGTACAAACTAGAGGAATTGGAGAAGCAGGAAATTTAACTATTAATACCAGACGTTTAATTGTCAGAGATGGCGCAGAATTATCTGCTTCCACTTTTGGTGATGGTGCAGGCGGTAATATTATTATTAATGCGACAGATGCAGTAATTGCGATCGGTATTTCCGAAAATGGAAATCAATTCAGTAAAATCTTTGCTGAAACAGGTGTTCCTCTAGATACAAATGATGCTGGAACAGTGATTGGTACAGGTAACGGCGGAAATTTAACTATTACAACTGAACGCTTAATTGTTCAAGATGGCGCAAAAGTTAGCGTTAGTAGTTTGAGCGAGCAAAAAAATCCCGGAGACGCAGGAGAATTGTCAGTTAAAGCGGCAAATATTGAGTTAAATTCTGGCGCAATTACCGCTAACACAACATCAGGAAATGGGGGAAACATTCGCTTAGAAGTAGCTAATTTATTACTCTTACGTCGTAATGGACAAATTTCCACTTCTGCGGGGACAAATCGACAAGGTGGAGACGGTGGTAATGTGAATATCAATGCTGATTTAATTGTCGCAATGCCTAGAGAAAACAGCGATATTACTGCTAACGCTTTTTCGGGAAGAGGAGGTCAAGTTAATATTATTACTCAAGGTTTGTTTGGTTTACAACTCCGTAGTTTAGAAGATTTACAAGCAACTCTTGGTACTACTGATTTAAGTAAATTTGATTCTAGTCAATTGTCTAGCAATGACATTTCTGCTATTTCCCAAACTTCTCCCCAACTTAGCGGAGAAGTTCTGGTAGTATTGCAAGGAATTGACCCTGCTCAAGGTTTGGTAGAATTACCCGCAGAAGTGGTAGATGTCACCGGACTAATTGACCAAAATTTCTGCACCGCTTCCCAAGGTAGCGAATTTACAATTACCGGACGTGGAGGCTTACCAACACCGCCTTATGAAGCTTTAAATGCTCGCGCAACATGGGAAGATTGGCGAATTGAAGAACAAAATAACACTAGAAATAACAGAGTCGAATTAAACTCAACTCCCAGACAAATGACAAGTAAATTACCAGAAATTAAAGAAGCTCAAGGATGGTATAAAAATGCTAATGGCAACATAGTTTTAGTTGCAGAAGCAACAACAGCAACACCGAATAGCAATTGGTTAATTAACCCAAATTGTCGGCAAATCAGAAGAAATTAA
- a CDS encoding NADP-dependent isocitrate dehydrogenase, protein MYEKITPPTTGERITFKNGEPQVPDNPIIPFIRGDGTGVDIWPAAQKVFDAAVEAAYGGKRKISWFKVYAGDEACELYGTYQYLPEDTLTAIKEYGVAIKGPLTTPVGGGIRSLNVALRQIFDLYACIRPCCYYAGTPSPHKTPEKLDVIVYRENTEDIYLGIEWRQGAEIAEKLINILNNELIPATPEHGKKQIRLDSGIGIKPISKTGSQRLVRRAIQHALRLPKAKQQVTLVHKGNIMKYTEGAFRDWGYELATSEFRAECVTERESWILSNKEKNPDISIEDNARQIDPGYDALTEEKKAKICQEVEQVLNSIWETHGDGKWKDKIMVNDRIADSIFQQIQTRPDEYSILATMNLNGDYLSDAAAAIVGGLGMGPGANIGDVCAIFEATHGTAPKHAGLDRINPGSVILSGVMMLEFLGWQEAADLIKKGIAGAISNRQVTYDLARLMEPPVEPPLKCSEFAQAVIDRF, encoded by the coding sequence ATGTACGAAAAAATTACTCCCCCAACTACAGGTGAACGCATTACTTTCAAAAACGGTGAACCCCAAGTTCCCGATAACCCCATCATTCCCTTCATTCGTGGCGATGGTACAGGCGTGGATATTTGGCCAGCTGCCCAAAAAGTATTTGATGCAGCGGTAGAAGCTGCCTACGGTGGCAAACGCAAAATCAGCTGGTTTAAAGTTTACGCTGGCGACGAAGCTTGCGAACTCTACGGAACTTACCAGTATTTACCCGAAGATACGCTAACCGCAATCAAAGAATATGGTGTCGCCATTAAAGGCCCTTTGACAACACCTGTAGGCGGTGGGATTCGTTCTTTAAATGTGGCATTACGGCAAATTTTCGACCTTTATGCTTGTATTCGTCCCTGTTGCTATTACGCTGGTACGCCTTCTCCACACAAAACCCCCGAAAAGTTAGATGTAATTGTTTATCGGGAAAATACGGAAGATATTTACTTAGGTATTGAATGGCGACAAGGTGCAGAAATTGCGGAAAAGTTAATTAATATCCTGAACAATGAGTTGATTCCCGCTACTCCTGAACATGGGAAAAAACAAATTCGCCTTGACTCTGGTATTGGTATTAAACCTATTAGTAAAACTGGTTCCCAACGCCTAGTTCGTCGCGCCATTCAACACGCTTTGCGCTTACCAAAAGCTAAGCAACAAGTGACTTTAGTGCATAAGGGCAATATTATGAAATACACTGAAGGCGCTTTCCGTGATTGGGGTTACGAGTTAGCGACTAGTGAGTTTCGCGCCGAATGCGTGACGGAACGGGAATCTTGGATTCTGAGCAATAAAGAAAAAAATCCCGATATTTCTATTGAAGATAATGCCCGTCAAATCGATCCTGGTTATGATGCTTTAACTGAGGAAAAGAAAGCCAAAATTTGCCAAGAAGTTGAACAAGTTTTAAATTCGATTTGGGAAACTCACGGTGACGGAAAGTGGAAAGATAAGATCATGGTTAACGATCGCATCGCTGATAGTATTTTCCAACAAATTCAAACCCGTCCCGATGAATATTCCATTTTGGCAACCATGAACCTTAATGGAGATTATCTCTCGGATGCTGCTGCTGCGATCGTTGGTGGTTTAGGCATGGGGCCTGGTGCTAATATTGGTGATGTATGCGCGATTTTTGAAGCAACTCACGGTACAGCACCAAAACACGCAGGTTTAGACCGCATTAACCCTGGTTCTGTGATTCTTTCCGGGGTAATGATGTTGGAATTTTTAGGTTGGCAAGAAGCTGCTGATTTAATTAAAAAAGGTATTGCTGGCGCAATTTCTAATCGTCAAGTTACTTACGATTTAGCAAGGTTAATGGAACCACCTGTAGAACCACCTTTGAAGTGTTCGGAATTTGCTCAAGCAGTGATCGATCGATTTTAA
- a CDS encoding LptA/OstA family protein has protein sequence MMPAIKFPQYNLRRLGLTLMLPSLFMGAIAISTNNKISIAQTSPPTADSRPLTVRSDIQEADQKTGVITARGNVQLFYPARQIQATAAQAQYFSRERRIILTGNVYVLQNGNSIRGEQVLYLIDEGRFIAVPQANRQVESIYLVSDPNLNTQATPPPKVPTTPRPQSNTRPRGR, from the coding sequence ATGATGCCTGCTATTAAATTTCCTCAATATAATCTGCGTCGCCTGGGTTTAACGTTAATGTTACCCTCATTGTTTATGGGTGCGATCGCAATTAGTACCAACAATAAAATTTCGATCGCCCAAACATCGCCCCCAACGGCTGACAGTCGCCCGTTGACAGTACGTTCTGACATTCAAGAAGCTGACCAAAAAACTGGCGTGATCACCGCTAGGGGTAACGTACAATTATTCTACCCAGCCCGCCAAATTCAAGCCACCGCCGCCCAAGCCCAATACTTTAGTCGGGAACGACGGATTATTCTCACGGGAAATGTTTACGTTCTCCAAAATGGGAATAGCATTCGTGGCGAACAAGTGCTTTATTTAATTGATGAAGGACGATTTATTGCCGTACCCCAAGCCAATCGTCAGGTAGAATCCATTTATTTGGTTTCCGATCCCAACTTAAACACTCAAGCCACACCACCACCTAAAGTTCCCACAACTCCCCGACCTCAATCTAATACCCGTCCCAGAGGTCGCTAA
- the lptB gene encoding LPS export ABC transporter ATP-binding protein → MKIVLQNIHKSYGKRQIVNRVNLSVGRGEVVGLLGPNGAGKTTTFYIATGLERPDSGTVWLDDRDVTNLPMHQRAKLGLGYLAQEASIFRHLSVQENILLVLQQTQVPRWERQARLETLLREFRLEKVAYTKGIQVSGGERRRTELARALAAGREGPNFLFLDEPFAGVDPIAVAEIQEIVQKLRDRQIGILITDHNVRETLAITDRAYIMRDGQILASGSADELYNNPLVRQYYLGENFQK, encoded by the coding sequence GTGAAAATTGTTTTACAGAACATTCATAAGTCTTACGGCAAACGGCAGATTGTCAATCGGGTAAATCTTTCCGTTGGGCGGGGAGAAGTTGTGGGTTTACTGGGGCCAAATGGCGCTGGTAAAACCACTACTTTTTATATTGCTACGGGTTTGGAACGTCCCGATTCTGGTACTGTTTGGCTTGACGATCGAGATGTGACTAACTTACCCATGCACCAAAGGGCAAAGTTAGGATTGGGATATCTAGCGCAAGAGGCTAGCATTTTTCGCCATCTTAGCGTACAAGAAAATATTCTCTTAGTTTTACAACAAACACAAGTTCCGCGTTGGGAAAGACAAGCACGTTTAGAAACTTTATTACGCGAGTTTCGCTTAGAAAAAGTTGCTTATACTAAAGGCATTCAAGTTTCTGGGGGAGAAAGACGCAGAACAGAGTTAGCTAGGGCGTTAGCTGCTGGGAGAGAAGGGCCAAATTTCTTATTTTTGGATGAACCTTTTGCAGGTGTCGATCCGATCGCAGTAGCGGAAATTCAAGAAATTGTCCAAAAATTGCGCGATCGACAAATTGGCATCTTAATAACCGATCATAACGTCAGAGAAACATTAGCAATTACCGATCGAGCCTACATTATGCGCGATGGTCAAATTTTAGCTTCCGGTAGCGCCGATGAACTTTACAATAATCCTTTAGTGAGACAGTACTATCTAGGAGAAAATTTCCAAAAATAA